A single Dasypus novemcinctus isolate mDasNov1 chromosome 4, mDasNov1.1.hap2, whole genome shotgun sequence DNA region contains:
- the MUC4 gene encoding mucin-4 isoform X2, producing MRRARWRRGAWLLLSCLCSPLFWPEVQALSSDGHTAPASTALSATASAPDTTHATGGHASVISPSTISPSASGAATTGRPAAQSVSTSLSTSSQDPSPTSHMAQTQGPPTSSGREIISSVSPVTDSAFPGTSPPPPSTPGGHTTPQAGAHTLSASSPIGTLSSSPASDGHRSQTATTVTWATGAAEGTAVVGSSTLSDMTSRSPSSVWSTRGEVLPPSPRSSDISDKVTATAVPPVGSGSVSLTGTTQVPASSPGVSSKPTTRHPVTVQSGASTTNTSTPPTYVSSTGEPLSRAASSLPLSEEPTTLPSTGTTPMTPADTSTSQPTTSHAFPPTPTSATSPPHGAGPATALGASPTSPVTTQGNPGEVSPTGTSGTGTPDASTSAGATRRSTPSSASPSPAESSAVSERGHTQGAQTTLESPTTASGLPGTHMVWSVPPTTPSSSPSAHSASESGRLDTATAGSRTGFSPTTSGESHTTRAPTTQQRATPTHPDSTLGTSGDTSFSQMSTLGPVTSGVSAPGSPGRQATSPSTGTSPDATPAISQAQQTQDTRTSGVPPHTSKAGLRLTDTTVVGTTATSTSPSTATSQTTAGSAAPQPFPSAGTTASAPALSSDGHTAPASTALSAAASAPDTTHATGGHASVISPSAISPSASGAATTGRPAAQSVSTSLSTSSQDPSPTSHMAQTQGPPTSSGREIISSVSPVTDSAFPGTSPPPPSTPGGHTTPQAGAHTLSASSPIGTLSSSPASDGHRSQTATTVTWATGAAEGTAAVGSSTLSDPTSRSPSSVWSTRGEVLPPSPRSSDISDKVTATAVPPVGSGSVSLTGTTQVPASSPGVLSEPTTRHPVTVQSGASTTNTASTTNTSTPPTYMSSTGEPLSRAASSLPLSEEPTALPSTGTTPMTPADTSTSQPTTSHAFPPTPTSATSPPHGAGPATALGASPTSPVTTQGNPGDVSPTGTSGTGTPDASTSAGATRRSTPSSASPSPAESSAVSERGHTQGAQTTLESPTTASGLPGTHMVRSDTPTTSSSSPSAHSASESGRLDTATAGSRTGFSPLPFGGSHTTRAPTTQQRATPTRPDSTLGTSGDTSFSQMSTLGPVTSGVSAPGSPGRQSTSPSTGTSPDATAAISQAHQTQDTRTSGVPPHTSKAGLRLTDTTVVGTTATSTSPSTATSQTTAGSAAPQPFPPAGTTASAPALSSHGHTAPASTALSATASAPDTTHATGRHASVISPSTISPSASGAATTGRPAAQSVSTSLSTSSQDPSPTSHMAQTQGPATSSDHETITSVSLVTDSAFPGTSPPPPSIPGGHTTPQAGTHTLSASSPIGTLSSSPASDGHRSQTATTVTGATGAAEGTAAVGSSTLSDTTSRSPSSVWSTRGEVLAASPSSSDISDKVTATAVPPVGSGSVSLTGTTQVPASSPGVSSKPTTRHPVMVQSGASTTNTSTPPTYVSSTGEPLSRAASSLPLSEEPTALPSTGTTPMTPADTSTSQPTTSHAFPPTPTSATSPPHGAGPATALGASPTSPVTTQGNPGDVSPTGTSGTGTPDASTSAGATRRSTPSSASPSPAESSAVSERGHTQGAQTTLESPTTASGLPGTQMVRSDTPTTPSSSPSAHSASESGRVDTTTAGSRTGFSPTPSGESHTTRAPTTQQRATPTRPDSTLGTSGDTSFSQASSLGPVTSGVSPPGSPGRQATSPSTGTSPDTTPAISQAQQTQGTRTSGVPPHTNKAGLRLTDTTVVGTTATSTSPSTATSQTTAGSAAPQPFPSAGTTASAPALSSDGHTAPASTALSAAASAPDTTHATGRHASVISPSTISPSASGAATTGRPVAQSVSTSLSTSSQDPSPTSHMAQTQGPATSSGRETITSVSPVTDSAFPGTSPPPPSTPGGHTSPQALAHTLSASSPIGTLSSSPASDGHRSQTATTVTWATGAAEGTAAVGSSTLSDTTSRSPSSVWSTRGEFLPPSPRSSDISDKVTATAVPPVGSGSVSLTGTTQVLASSPGVSSEPTTRHPVTVQSGASTTNTASTTNTSTPPTYMRSTGEPLSRAASSLPLSEEPTALPSTGTTPMTPADTSTSQPTTSHAFPPTPTSATSPPHGAGPATALGASPTSPVTTQGNPGDVSPTGTSGTGTPDASTSAGAIRRSTPSSASPSPVESSAVSERGHTQGAQTTLESPTTASGLPGTHMVRSDTPTTPSSSPSAHWASESGRLDTATAGSRTGFSPTPSGESHTTRAPTTQQRATPTRPDSTLGTSGDTSFSQMSSLGPVTSGVSAPGSPGRQATSPSTGTSPDATPAISQAHQTQGTRTSGVPPHTSKAGLRLTDTTVVGTTATSTSPSTATSQTTSGSAAPQPFPCAGTTASAPALSSHGHTAPASTALSAAASAPDTTHATGGHASVISPSTISPSASGAATTGQPAAQSVSTSLSTSSQDPSPTSHMAQTQGQATSSDHETITSVSPVTDSASPGTSPPPPSTPGRHTSPQALAHTLSASSPVRTLSSSPVSDGHRSQTATTVTGATGAAEGTAAVGSSTLSDTTSRSPSSVWSTRGEVLAASPSSSDIRDKVTATAVPPVGSGSVSLTGTTQVPASSPGVLSEPTTRHPVTVQLDSKRSTASSVPLTSSPAVKTSIPSTSAITHSKAPPVPIKPEKGVSLFPYGSSVGDHEFVKRIVDFTSPLFKPRIGFPFGFSLRDSLYFTDNGQIIFPESDNKIFSYPNPPFRQFTHWDPVALVAPFWDDADFSSHQGTIFYQEYETLHNDHHPLVQQVESWIKKFTNAWYYKARWTLKITWADAPAYPAHRTLGTNTFQAILSTDGSRSYALFLYQSGGMQWDVTKRPENSVLMGFSSGDGYSQNSPLTSQPNWKKYRPDQFLNPNSGFRGLQVYTLHREERPNYRLKCLQWLERQPQWTGWGWDWRQISCPCSWQQGRWDLRFQPISIGWWGLSSRQLCSFSSWQGNVCCSYGPWGELREGWRVQSIWQFDQELEPQNWCCRWSKPFFCALYQQRWPRISCAGYRPPRLAWMFGDPHFTTLDGANFTFNGLGDFLLVRAWDRNSSFLLLGRTAQTGSAKATNFIAFAAQYNSSHLGPITVQWSLEPNDTIHILINNHTVTFETNREDAEGQEVFNTSGVILTRNGSLVSANFDGMVTISVLALSNILHASSSLPEEYQHHTEGLLGVWNGNPDDDFRMPNGSIIPQGSTEETIFHYGMTWKINGTSFLGKRNDHLPSNFTPIFLSQLLTNNSLEDNLISECNNNTHCTYDTLVTRNRSIGLHTSAFFRRYQLMNATLNQYPPSIMGQDVIKAYKGQTRWIQYTSDSENIMFTLRNRSSDFTLFENGTLLWTPKSLEPFTLEILARNTKNGLASVLRPKAVVCNCSAESQCLFNQTSWVGNSSLEVAACQCDGDTYGRYCERSKSLCEEQCFPGVKCNPGKGCEACPLNTTGDGRHCASLENFVLCQNKSCPVNYCYNHGHCSISQTQGCEPTCTCPPAFTDTRCFLAGNNFTPTIKLELPSRVIQLLLSEEENASIAEVNASVAYRLGTLEVRAFLRNSLVERVTAPPPASGVFLQRWKVISEFQYRPSGPVIDFLNNKLLNAVVEAFLPPGPQGTWSRSQGPRNNVLFRPISMGDVRSEQALNVSTLETYFRCSGYKGYRLAYSPQSGFTCVSPCSTGFCKHGGRCQHLPTGARCSCVPFSIYTPWGEHCEHLSMKLRAFFGIFFGTLGALLVLGAGAFVVLRFLRSSQTGYSYALDSGS from the exons CTCTCTCCAGTGACGGCCACACAGCTCCTGCAAGCACTGCGTTGTCGGCCACGGCAAGCGCGCCGGACACTACCCACGCAACCGGGGGACACGCGTCTGTGATTTCCCCTAGCACCATCTCTCCCTCGGCCTCTGGGGCCGCAACTACTGGGCGGCCAGCAGCACAGTCAGTCTCAACGTCTCTCAGCACCTCTTCTCAGGACCCctcacctacttcccacatggctCAGACTCAAGGTCCACCAACCAGCAGTGGCCGCGAAATCATCAGTTCAGTCTCCCCGGTGACTGACAGCGCCTTCCCGGGCACATCCCCACCTCCTCCTTCCACACCAGGCGGACACACCACTCCACAAGCCGGGGCACACACTCTGTCAGCGTCAAGCCCCATCGGAACACTTAGCTCAAGCCCAGCCAGCGACGGCCACCGGTCCCAGACGGCAACGACAGTCACCTGGGCCACTGGGGCAGCTGAAGGGACAGCCGTGGTCGGTTCCAGCACCCTGAGCGACATGACCTCTCGTTCTCCTTCTTCAGTTTGGTCCACACGTGGGGAAGTTCTCCCACCAAGCCCCAGATCCTCCGACATCAGTGACAAGGTGACGGCCACGGCCGTTCCTCCGGTCGGATCTGGCTCCGTCTCCTTGACGGGAACCACCCAGGTCCCGGCTTCCTCGCCGGGCGTGTCGAGCAAGCCCACCACCAGACACCCTGTCACCGTCCAGTCAGGGGCTTCCACCACCAACACGAGTACACCACCGACCTACGTGAGCTCTACCGGTGAGCCTCTCAGCAGAGCTGCATCCTCACTTCCTCTCTCAGAGGAGCCCACCACCCTCCCCTCCACCGGGACCACTCCCATGACCCCTGCCGACACCAGCACTTCACAACCCACCACAAGCCACGCCTTCCCTCCCACGCCTACCTCTGCCACGTCGCCACCCCATGGGGCTGGCCCAGCAACAGCATTGGGGGCTAGCCCCACCAGCCCAGTCACCACCCAAGGCAATCCCGGGGAAGTCTCACCTACAGGTACCAGTGGCACCGGCACCCCGGATGCCTCAACAAGCGCGGGCGCCACAAGGCGCTCAACACCATCCTCTGCCAGCCCTTCTCCTGCGGAGTCGTCGGCTGTTTCTGAGAGGGGGCACACGCAAGGCGCACAGACCACCCTCGAGTCCCCGACCACGGCATCAGGCCTCCCCGGGACACACATGGTCTGGTCCGTCCCGCCTACCACTCCTTCATCCAGCCCAAGTGCACACTCGGCCTCAGAAAGTGGTCGTCTGGATACAGCCACCGCAGGTTCAAGGACAGGCTTCAGCCCAACGACCTCCGGGGAGAGCCACACTACCCGGGCGCCAACCACACAGCAGCGGGCAACACCAACGCACCCTGACAGCACCCTGGGAACCTCAGGGGACACGTCGTTTTCCCAAATGAGCACCCTGGGCCCCGTCACCTCTGGAGTCTCAGCACCGGGGTCCCCGGGCAGGCAAGCAACATCGCCTTCCACCGGCACCTCACCTGACGCCACACCAGCCATTTCGCAGGCTCAGCAAACTCAAGACACACGGACCTCTGGGGTTCCTCCTCACACCAGCAAAGCGGGCCTGAGGCTGACTGACACGACCGTGGTGGGCACCACTGCCACATCCACATCGCCATCCACCGCAACCAGCCAAACCACTGCAGGAAGCGCTGCGCCGCAACCATTCCCCTCTGCTGGGACCACAGCCTCTGCGCCAGCTCTCTCCAGTGACGGCCACACAGCACCCGCAAGCACTGCGTTGTCGGCCGCAGCAAGCGCGCCGGACACTACCCACGCAACCGGGGGACACGCGTCTGTGATTTCCCCTAGCGCCATCTCTCCCTCGGCCTCTGGGGCCGCAACTACTGGGCGGCCAGCAGCACAGTCAGTCTCAACGTCTCTCAGCACCTCTTCTCAGGACCCctcacccacttcccacatggctCAGACTCAAGGTCCACCAACCAGCAGTGGCCGCGAAATCATCAGTTCAGTCTCCCCGGTGACTGACAGCGCCTTCCCGGGCACATCCCCACCTCCTCCTTCCACACCAGGCGGACACACCACTCCACAAGCCGGGGCACACACTCTGTCAGCGTCAAGCCCCATCGGAACACTTAGCTCAAGCCCAGCCAGCGACGGCCACCGGTCCCAGACGGCAACGACAGTCACCTGGGCCACTGGGGCAGCTGAAGGGACAGCCGCGGTCGGTTCCAGCACCCTGAGCGACCCGACCTCTCGTTCTCCTTCTTCAGTTTGGTCCACACGTGGGGAAGTCCTCCCACCAAGCCCCAGATCCTCCGACATCAGTGACAAGGTGACGGCCACGGCCGTTCCTCCGGTCGGATCTGGCTCCGTCTCCTTGACGGGAACCACCCAGGTCCCGGCTTCCTCGCCGGGCGTGTTGAGTGAGCCCACCACCAGACACCCTGTCACTGTCCAGTCAGGGGCTTCCACCACCAACACCGcttccaccaccaacaccagTACACCACCGACCTACATGAGCTCTACCGGTGAGCCTCTCAGCAGAGCTGCATCCTCACTTCCTCTCTCAGAGGAGCCCACCGCCCTCCCCTCTACCGGGACCACTCCCATGACCCCTGCCGACACCAGCACTTCACAACCCACCACAAGCCACGCCTTCCCTCCCACGCCTACCTCTGCTACGTCGCCACCCCATGGGGCTGGCCCAGCAACAGCATTGGGGGCTAGCCCCACCAGCCCAGTCACCACCCAAGGCAATCCCGGGGACGTCTCACCTACAGGTACCAGTGGCACCGGCACCCCGGATGCCTCAACAAGCGCGGGCGCCACAAGGCGCTCAACACCATCCTCTGCCAGCCCTTCTCCTGCGGAGTCGTCGGCTGTTTCTGAGAGGGGGCACACTCAAGGCGCACAGACCACCCTCGAGTCCCCGACCACGGCATCAGGCCTCCCCGGGACACACATGGTCCGGTCCGACACGCCCACCACTTCTTCATCCAGCCCAAGTGCACACTCGGCCTCAGAAAGTGGTCGTCTGGATACAGCCACCGCAGGTTCAAGGACAGGCTTCAGCCCATTGCCCTTCGGGGGAAGCCACACCACCCGGGCGCCGACCACACAGCAGCGGGCAACACCAACGCGCCCTGACAGCACCCTGGGAACCTCAGGGGACACGTCGTTTTCCCAAATGAGCACCCTGGGCCCCGTCACCTCTGGAGTCTCAGCACCGGGGTCCCCGGGCAGGCAATCAACATCGCCTTCCACCGGCACCTCACCTGACGCCACAGCAGCCATTTCGCAGGCTCACCAAACTCAAGACACACGGACCTCTGGGGTTCCTCCTCACACCAGCAAAGCGGGCCTGAGGCTGACTGACACGACCGTGGTGGGCACCACTGCCACATCCACATCGCCATCCACCGCAACCAGCCAAACCACTGCAGGAAGCGCTGCGCCGCAACCATTCCCCCCCGCTGGGACCACAGCCTCTGCGCCAGCTCTCTCCAGTCACGGCCACACAGCTCCCGCAAGCACTGCGTTGTCGGCCACAGCAAGCGCGCCGGACACTACCCACGCAACCGGGAGACACGCGTCTGTGATCTCCCCTAGCACCATCTCTCCCTCGGCCTCTGGGGCCGCAACAACTGGGCGGCCAGCAGCACAGTCAGTCTCAACTTCTCTCAGCACCTCTTCTCAGGACCCctcacctacttcccacatggctCAGACTCAAGGGCCAGCAACCAGCAGTGACCACGAAACCATCACTTCAGTCTCCCTGGTGACTGACAGCGCCTTCCCGGGCACATCCCCACCTCCTCCTTCCATACCAGGCGGACACACCACTCCACAAGCCGGGACACACACTCTGTCAGCGTCAAGCCCCATCGGAACACTTAGCTCAAGCCCAGCCAGCGACGGCCACCGGTCCCAGACGGCAACGACAGTCACCGGGGCCACTGGGGCAGCTGAAGGGACAGCCGCGGTCGGTTCCAGCACCCTGAGCGACACGACCTCTCGTTCTCCTTCTTCAGTTTGGTCCACACGTGGGGAAGTTCTCGCAGCAAGCCCCAGCTCCTCCGACATCAGTGACAAGGTGACGGCCACGGCCGTTCCTCCGGTCGGATCTGGCTCCGTCTCCTTGACGGGAACCACCCAGGTCCCGGCTTCCTCGCCGGGCGTGTCGAGCAAGCCCACCACCAGACACCCTGTCATGGTCCAGTCAGGGGcttccaccaccaacaccagTACACCACCGACCTATGTGAGCTCTACCGGTGAGCCTCTCAGCAGAGCTGCATCCTCACTTCCTCTCTCAGAGGAGCCCACCGCCCTCCCCTCCACCGGGACCACTCCCATGACCCCTGCCGACACCAGCACTTCACAACCCACCACAAGCCACGCCTTCCCTCCCACGCCTACCTCTGCTACGTCGCCACCCCATGGGGCTGGCCCAGCAACAGCATTGGGGGCTAGCCCCACCAGCCCAGTCACCACCCAAGGCAATCCCGGGGACGTCTCACCTACAGGTACCAGTGGCACCGGCACCCCGGATGCCTCAACAAGCGCGGGCGCCACAAGGCGCTCAACACCATCCTCTGCCAGCCCTTCTCCTGCGGAGTCGTCGGCTGTTTCTGAGAGGGGGCACACTCAAGGCGCACAGACCACCCTCGAGTCCCCGACCACGGCATCAGGCCTCCCCGGGACACAAATGGTCCGGTCCGACACGCCCACCACTCCTTCATCCAGCCCAAGTGCACACTCGGCCTCAGAAAGTGGTCGTGTGGATACAACCACCGCGGGTTCAAGGACAGGCTTCAGCCCAACGCCCTCCGGGGAGAGCCACACCACCCGGGCGCCAACCACACAGCAGCGGGCAACACCAACGCGCCCTGACAGCACCCTGGGAACCTCAGGGGACACGTCGTTTTCCCAAGCGAGCAGCCTGGGCCCGGTCACCTCTGGAGTCTCACCACCGGGGTCCCCGGGCAGGCAAGCAACATCGCCTTCCACCGGCACCTCACCTGACACCACACCAGCCATTTCGCAGGCTCAGCAAACTCAAGGCACACGGACCTCTGGGGTTCCTCCTCACACCAACAAAGCGGGCCTGAGGCTGACTGACACGACCGTGGTGGGCACCACTGCCACATCCACATCGCCATCCACCGCTACCAGCCAAACCACTGCAGGAAGCGCTGCGCCGCAACCATTCCCCTCCGCTGGGACCACAGCCTCTGCGCCAGCTCTCTCCAGTGACGGCCACACAGCTCCGGCAAGCACTGCGTTGTCGGCCGCAGCAAGCGCGCCTGACACTACTCACGCAACTGGGAGACACGCGTCTGTGATCTCCCCTAGCACCATCTCTCCCTCGGCCTCTGGGGCTGCAACAACTGGGCGGCCAGTAGCACAGTCAGTCTCCACGTCTCTCAGCACCTCTTCTCAGGACCCctcacctacttcccacatggctCAGACTCAAGGGCCAGCAACCAGCAGTGGCCGCGAAACCATCACTTCAGTCTCCCCGGTGACTGACAGTGCCTTCCCGGGCACATCCCCACCTCCTCCTTCCACACCAGGCGGGCACACCTCTCCACAAGCCCTGGCACACACTCTGTCAGCGTCAAGCCCCATCGGAACACTTAGCTCAAGCCCAGCCAGCGACGGCCACCGGTCCCAGACGGCAACGACAGTCACCTGGGCCACTGGGGCAGCTGAAGGGACAGCCGCGGTCGGTTCCAGCACCCTGAGCGACACGACCTCTCGTTCTCCTTCTTCAGTTTGGTCCACACGTGGGGAATTCCTCCCACCAAGCCCCAGATCCTCCGACATCAGTGACAAGGTGACGGCCACGGCCGTTCCTCCGGTCGGATCTGGCTCCGTCTCCTTGACGGGAACCACCCAGGTCCTGGCTTCCTCGCCGGGCGTGTCGAGTGAGCCCACCACCAGACACCCTGTCACTGTCCAGTCAGGGGCTTCCACCACCAACACCGcttccaccaccaacaccagTACACCACCGACCTACATGCGCTCTACCGGTGAGCCTCTCAGCAGAGCTGCATCCTCACTTCCTCTCTCAGAGGAGCCCACCGCCCTCCCCTCCACCGGGACCACTCCCATGACCCCTGCCGACACCAGCACTTCACAACCCACCACAAGCCACGCCTTCCCTCCCACGCCTACCTCTGCTACGTCGCCACCCCATGGGGCTGGCCCAGCAACAGCATTGGGGGCTAGCCCCACCAGCCCAGTCACCACCCAAGGCAATCCCGGGGACGTCTCACCTACAGGTACCAGTGGCACCGGCACCCCAGATGCCTCAACAAGCGCGGGCGCCATAAGGCGCTCAACACCATCCTCTGCCAGCCCTTCTCCTGTGGAGTCGTCGGCTGTTTCTGAGAGGGGGCACACTCAAGGCGCACAGACCACCCTCGAGTCCCCGACCACAGCATCAGGCCTCCCCGGGACACACATGGTCCGGTCCGACACGCCCACCACTCCTTCATCCAGCCCAAGTGCACACTGGGCCTCAGAAAGTGGTCGTCTGGATACAGCCACCGCAGGTTCAAGGACAGGCTTCAGCCCAACGCCCTCCGGGGAGAGCCACACCACCCGGGCGCCGACCACACAGCAGCGGGCCACACCAACGCGCCCTGACAGCACCCTGGGAACCTCAGGGGACACGTCGTTTTCCCAAATGAGCAGCCTGGGCCCGGTCACCTCTGGAGTCTCAGCACCGGGGTCCCCAGGCAGGCAAGCAACATCGCCTTCCACCGGCACCTCACCTGACGCCACACCAGCCATTTCGCAGGCTCACCAAACTCAAGGCACACGGACCTCTGGGGTTCCTCCTCACACCAGCAAAGCGGGCCTGAGGCTGACTGACACGACCGTGGTGGGCACCACTGCCACATCCACATCGCCATCCACCGCAACCAGCCAAACCACTTCAGGAAGCGCTGCGCCGCAACCATTCCCCTGCGCTGGGACCACAGCCTCTGCGCCAGCTCTCTCCAGTCACGGCCACACAGCTCCCGCAAGCACTGCGTTGTCGGCCGCAGCAAGCGCGCCGGACACTACCCACGCAACCGGGGGACATGCGTCTGTGATCTCCCCTAGCACCATCTCTCCCTCGGCCTCTGGGGCCGCAACAACTGGGCAGCCAGCAGCACAGTCAGTCTCAACGTCTCTCAGCACCTCTTCTCAGGACCCctcacccacttcccacatggctCAGACTCAAGGTCAAGCAACCAGCAGTGACCACGAAACCATCACTTCAGTCTCCCCGGTGACTGACAGCGCCTCCCCGGGCACATCCCCACCTCCTCCTTCCACACCAGGCAGGCACACCTCTCCACAAGCCCTGGCACACACTCTGTCAGCGTCAAGCCCTGTCAGAACACTTAGCTCAAGCCCAGTCAGCGACGGCCACCGGTCCCAGACGGCAACGACAGTCACCGGGGCCACTGGGGCAGCTGAAGGGACAGCCGCGGTCGGTTCCAGCACCCTGAGCGACACGACCTCTCGTTCTCCTTCTTCAGTTTGGTCCACACGCGGGGAAGTTCTCGCAGCAAGCCCCAGCTCCTCCGACATCCGTGACAAGGTGACGGCCACGGCCGTTCCTCCGGTCGGATCTGGCTCCGTCTCCTTGACGGGAACCACCCAGGTCCCGGCTTCCTCGCCGGGCGTGTTGAGCGAACCCACCACCAGACACCCTGTCACCGTCCAGTTGG ACAGTAAGAGGAGTACAGCATCATCAGTACCACTGACATCTTCTCCAGCTGTTAAAACCTCCATTCCCAGTACATCAGCCATCACCCACTCAAAAGCTCCCCCAGTTCCTATAAAGCCTGAGAAAG GTGTTTCCCTCTTCCCCTATGGGTCAAGCGTTGGCGACCACGAGTTTGTCAAGAGGATTGTTGACTTTACCTCGCCACTCTTCAAGCCCCGGATTGGCTTCCCCTTTGGCTTCTCTCTCCGGGATTCCCTCTAT TTCACAGATAATGGCCAGATCATTTTTCCTGAATCAGACAACAAGATTTTCTCCTACCCCAACCCACCCTTTAGACAGTTCACGCACTGGGACCCTGTGGCCCTGGTGGCTCCATTTTGGGATGATGCTGATTTCTCCAGCCATCAAGGAACCATATTTTACCAG GAATATGAGACTCTCCATAATGACCACCACCCGCTAGTGCAGCAGGTGGAGTCTTGGATTAAAAAGTTCACAAACGCCTGGTACTACAAAGCCAGGTGGACCCTAAAGATTACGTGGGCCGACGCCCCTGCCTATCCCGCCCACAGGACCTTGGGG ACCAACACCTTCCAGGCCATCCTGTCCACGGACGGGAGCAGGTCCTACGCCCTGTTTCTCTACCAAAGTGGTGGTATGCAGTGGGACGTGACCAAGCGCCCAGAAAACTCCGTCCTCATGGGCTTCTCCAG TGGAGATGGGTATTCCCAAAATAGTCCACTGACATCCCAACCAAATTGGAAGAAGTATCGTCCAGACCAATTCCTGAATCCCAACTCAG GCTTCCGGGGGCTGCAGGTCTATACTCTACATAGAGAAGAAAGGCCCAACTACCGTCTCAAGTGCCTGCAGTGGTTGGAGAGGCAGCCTCAGTGGACCGGCTGGGGCTGGGACTGGAGGCAGATCTCCTGCCCTTGCTCCTGGCAGCAGGGACGATGGGACTTGAGATTCCAGCCCATCAGTATAG GCTGGTGGGGCCTCAGCAGTAGGCAGCTGTGCAGCTTCTCCTCCTGGCAAGGGAACGTGTGCTGCAGCTatgggccctggggagagctTCGTGAAGGCTGGAGAGTGCAGAGTATTTGGCAGTTTG ATCAGGAACTGGAACCGCAGAACTGGTGCTGCCGCTGGAGCAAGCCCTTCTTTTGTGCCCTGTACCAGCAAAGGTGGCCTCGCATCAGCTGTGCTGGCTATAGGCCTCCACGCCTCG CCTGGATGTTTGGGGACCCCCACTTCACTACCTTGGATGGTGCCAATTTCACCTTCAATGGGCTGGGGGACTTCCTGCTGGTCCGGGCCTGggacagaaattcttctttcctgCTGTTGGGCCGCACTGCCCAGACTGGCTCAGCCAAGGCTACCAACTTCATCGCCTTTGCTGCTCAATACAACTCCAGCCACCTGGGGCCCATCACA GTTCAGTGGTCCCTTGAACCCAATGACACCATCCACATTCTGATCAACAACCACACTGTGACGTTTGAAACCAACCGTGAAGATGCAGAAG GCCAGGAGGTATTCAACACCTCTGGTGTCATCCTGACCCGCAATGGCTCTCTGGTATCAGCCAACTTCGATGGAATGGTGACCATCTCAGTTTTGGCTCTCTCCAACATCCTCCATGCTTCCTCCAGCCTCCCAGAGGAGTATCAACACCACACAGAGGGCCTCCTGG GGGTCTGGAATGGCAATCCAGATGATGACTTCAGGATGCCCAATGGTTCCATCATTCCCCAAGGGAGCACTGAGGAGACAATTTTTCACTATGGAATGACCT GGAAAATCAACGGAACAAGCTTCCTTGGCAAGAGGAACGACCATCTGCCTTCCAACTTCACCCCCATCTTCCTCTCTCAACTGTTAACCAACAACTCCTTAGAAGATAATTTGATCTCTGAGTGTAACAATAATACACATTGCACCTACGACACCTTGGTCACAAGAAACAGAAGCATTGGATTGCACACTTCAGCATTCTTTAGAAGATACCAGTTGATGAACGCCACTCTCA ATCAGTACCCACCTTCCATCATGGGCCAGGATGTGATCAAAGCCTACAAAGGGCAGACCAGGTGGATCCAGTATACCAGTGACTCTGAGAACATCATGTTCACCCTTAGAAACCGCTCCAGTGACTTCACACTCTTTG AGAACGGGACATTGCTATGGACCCCAAAGTCACTGGAACCATTCACTCTGGAGATTCTAGCAAGAAATACCAAGAATGGCTTGGCATCCGTACTCCGGCCCAAGGCCGTGGTCTGCAATTGCAGTGCAGAGAGCCAGTGTTTATTCAACCAGACCAGCTGGGTGGGCAATTCCTCCCTTGAG GTGGCCGCCTGCCAGTGTGACGGAGACACCTATGGCCGCTACTGCGAGCGCTCCAAGAGCCTCTGTGAGGAGCAGTGCTTCCCAGGTGTGAAGTGCAATCCTGGGAAGGGCTGCGAAGCCTGCCCCCTGAACACGACTGGAGACGGGCGTCACTGTGCAT CTCTGGAGAACTTTGTCCTCTGTCAGAACAAGTCCTGTCCAGTGAATTACTGCTACAACCACGGCCACTGCTCCATCTCCCAGACACAGGGCTGCGAGCCCACCTGTACCTGCCCCCCAGCTTTCACCGACACCCGCTGCTTCCTGGCTGGGAACAACTTCACTCCAACCATCAAGCTAG AGCTTCCCTCAAGAGTCATCCAGCTTTTGCTCAGTGAGGAAGAGAATGCCTCGATCGCAGAGGTCAACGCCTCG GTGGCATACAGGCTGGGGACCCTGGAGGTGCGGGCCTTTCTCCGGAACAGCCTGGTGGAACGGGT cactgccccccccccagcctcagGAGTTTTCCTTCAACGCTGGAAAGTCATCTCTGAGTTCCAGTACCGCCCTTCGGGCCCCGTCATCGACTTCCTGAACAACAAGCTGCTGAATGCTGTGGTGGAGGCATTCTTACCCCCGGGCCCCCAGGGGACTTGGAGCAGGAGCCAGGGGCCCAGGAACAACGTGCTCTTCCGCCCCATCTCGATGGGAGACGTGCGCAGTGAGCAGGCTC